The Flavobacteriales bacterium genome includes a region encoding these proteins:
- a CDS encoding VOC family protein encodes MISGIQQMGIGIPNVHEAWKWYRIHLGMDVPIFEEAATAGLMLPYTGGKPHDRHAILALNMQGGGGFEIWQYTSRTPEPADFSIKLGDLGFNVCKMKSQNVEASFDFLKNKGVTLSQKIETAPDGKKHFFLKDPYGNWFQIVESDNIFKNTKSTNGGVYGSIIGVSNIDRALKLYSDILGYDNILYDKTDSFDDLSGIGGKNDQYRRVLLTHSQSRKGGFSRLLGSSQIELIENKTSVGRPIFENRYWGDLGFIHLCFDVYDMAGLKTKCEKAGFNFTVDSSNSFDMGEAAGHFSYIEDPDGTLIEFVETHKIPIMKKLNWYLDMRKRNPEKPLPNWMLSALALNRKKD; translated from the coding sequence ATGATTAGCGGAATTCAGCAAATGGGAATTGGTATTCCCAACGTTCATGAAGCATGGAAATGGTATAGAATTCATTTGGGCATGGATGTACCCATATTTGAAGAAGCCGCAACTGCCGGACTTATGCTTCCATATACCGGCGGCAAACCGCACGATAGGCACGCCATTTTAGCATTGAATATGCAAGGTGGAGGCGGTTTTGAAATTTGGCAATACACCAGCCGCACACCCGAGCCCGCTGATTTCAGCATTAAATTGGGAGATTTAGGGTTTAACGTTTGCAAAATGAAATCCCAAAACGTTGAGGCATCTTTTGATTTTTTAAAGAATAAAGGTGTTACACTTAGCCAAAAAATAGAAACTGCACCAGACGGAAAAAAACATTTCTTTTTGAAAGACCCTTATGGAAATTGGTTTCAAATTGTTGAATCAGACAATATCTTTAAAAACACCAAATCTACAAATGGCGGAGTTTACGGTTCCATCATTGGAGTGTCAAACATTGATAGAGCATTGAAATTATATTCCGATATTTTGGGATACGATAACATATTGTACGACAAAACAGATTCATTTGATGATTTGTCTGGTATTGGCGGCAAAAACGACCAGTATAGACGAGTGCTTTTAACCCACAGTCAAAGCAGAAAAGGAGGTTTTAGTCGTTTGTTAGGTTCAAGTCAAATTGAGCTTATAGAGAATAAAACCAGCGTCGGAAGGCCTATTTTTGAAAATAGATATTGGGGAGATTTGGGTTTTATACATCTCTGCTTTGATGTGTATGACATGGCAGGATTAAAAACAAAATGTGAAAAAGCTGGTTTTAACTTTACGGTTGACAGTTCCAACTCGTTTGATATGGGCGAGGCTGCGGGTCATTTTTCATACATTGAAGACCCCGATGGAACGCTCATTGAGTTTGTAGAAACCCACAAAATACCCATCATGAAAAAATTAAATTGGTATTTGGATATGCGTAAGCGAAATCCTGAGAAACCGCTGCCTAACTGGATGTTGAGTGCATTAGCTCTCAACCGAAAAAAAGATTAA
- a CDS encoding T9SS type A sorting domain-containing protein has product MNNQSFNVCLKVVDNLGCASTSCNQVKISLLGVDKIENGIQIYPNPNNGKFVVNVGQKNGDISFNIYDTKGALIKSSDDINTSTFEVELGETAEGLYFIEIQNGSFVYKNTIIVTR; this is encoded by the coding sequence GTGAACAATCAAAGTTTCAACGTATGTCTCAAAGTGGTTGACAATTTGGGTTGTGCATCTACCTCTTGCAATCAAGTTAAAATTAGCTTGTTAGGAGTTGATAAAATTGAAAATGGAATTCAAATTTACCCAAATCCGAACAACGGAAAATTTGTGGTAAATGTGGGTCAAAAAAATGGCGACATTTCATTTAATATTTACGACACCAAAGGTGCTTTAATTAAATCTTCTGATGATATAAACACTTCTACATTTGAAGTAGAACTGGGCGAAACAGCAGAAGGTTTGTATTTTATCGAAATCCAAAATGGTTCTTTTGTTTACAAAAACACCATTATCGTAACTCGTTAA